A window of Malania oleifera isolate guangnan ecotype guangnan chromosome 5, ASM2987363v1, whole genome shotgun sequence contains these coding sequences:
- the LOC131155155 gene encoding uncharacterized protein LOC131155155 translates to MAADAGGSKSSDSSGNNNLKIIVEKNPSQSRLSELRIHSWPKWACSPGKFQLKFDAEETCYLLKGRVKAYPKGCSASECVEFGAGDLVTIPQGLSCTWDVSVAVDKHYKFDSPSSSSPSPSSSSF, encoded by the exons ATGGCAGCTGATGCAGGAGGGTCCAAGTCTTCAGACTCCTCAGGAAATAATAATCTCAAGATTATAGTGGAAAAGAACCCATCACAGTCACGACTATCAGAGCTGCGAATCCATTCCTGGCCCAA ATGGGCATGCTCTCCGGGGAAGTTCCAGCTGAAGTTTGATGCAGAAGAGACGTGTTATCTGCTGAAGGGAAGAGTGAAGGCATACCCAAAGGGGTGCTCAGCCTCAGAGTGTGTGGAGTTTGGGGCAGGAGATCTTGTCACCATCCCGCAGGGCCTTAGTTGCACTTGGGATGTCTCTGTTGCCGTTGACAAACACTACAAATTTGactctccttcttcctcttctcccTCTCCCTCTTCTTCATCCTTTTAG